From Pleurodeles waltl isolate 20211129_DDA chromosome 1_1, aPleWal1.hap1.20221129, whole genome shotgun sequence, a single genomic window includes:
- the S1PR3 gene encoding sphingosine 1-phosphate receptor 3: protein MALMTTSEMKQAVQPRERRDSLILAHYNYTGKLTQRGPEPTHMDVSSIAFMVICSLIVLENLMVLIAIWKNNRFHNRMYFFIGNLALCDLLAGIVYQVNILMSGKKTLSISVTVWFVREGSMFVALGASTFSLLAIAIERHLTMIKMRPYDANKKYRVFLLIGTCWLISFSLGALPILGWNCIDNLPDCSTILPLYSKKYVAFCISIFMVILLAIVMLYARIYILVKSSSRKVTNHNNSERSMALLRTVVIVVGVFIACWSPLFILLLIDVSCKVQECDILFSAKWFIVVAVLNSAMNPVIYTLASKEMRRAFLRLVCGCFMKSGVSRTLQIQPTPDYSRSKSSSCNFPKSKEELSPRAVPTCTFEKSEPSCHNGKM, encoded by the coding sequence ATGGCTTTAATGACCACTTCTGAAATGAAACAAGCTGTTCAGCCGAGGGAAAGGCGTGATTCCCTAATCCTGGCACACTACAATTACACAGGAAAATTGACGCAAAGAGGGCCTGAGCCTACCCACATGGATGTTTCAAGCATAGCCTTTATGGTCATATGTAGCCTGATTGTGCTAGAGAACTTAATGGTGCTGATAGCCATATGGAAAAATAACAGATTTCACAATCGGATGTACTTTTTTATCGGCAACCTGGCCCTCTGTGACTTGTTAGCTGGAATAGTTTACCAAGTGAACATTCTCATGTCAGGCAAAAAGACTTTAAGCATTTCAGTGACAGTCTGGTTTGTAAGGGAAGGCAGCATGTTTGTTGCCCTTGGGGCTTCGACCTTCAGCCTGTTGGCTATAGCCATCGAGAGAcatttgaccatgattaaaatgaggcCTTATGATGCAAACAAGAAGTACAGGGTGTTCCTTCTGATTGGAACCTGTTGGCTTATCTCCTTTTCATTGGGTGCATTGCCAATTCTTGGCTGGAACTGTATTGACAACTTGCCCGACTGCTCCACAATCCTCCCTTTGTATTCCAAGAAGTATGTTGCTTTTTGTATCAGTATTTTCATGGTCATCCTGTTGGCCATTGTGATGCTCTATGCTCGCATTTACATACTTGTGAAGTCCAGCAGCCGTAAAGTCACCAATCATAACAATTCGGAGCGGTCCATGGCTCTCCTTAGGACCGTTGTGATTGTAGTGGGGGTGTTCATTGCCTGCTGGTCTCCATTGTTCATACTTCTGCTCATAGATGTCTCCTGTAAAGTGCAAGAGTGTGATATTTTGTTCTCTGCAAAATGGTTCATCGTGGTCGCCGTTCTTAACTCAGCCATGAACCCGGTCATCTACACGCTAGCCAGCAAAGAAATGAGGCGGGCCTTCTTACGACTTGTGTGTGGCTGCTTCATGAAGTCTGGTGTCAGTAGAACTTTGCAGATACAGCCAACCCCAGATTATAGTCGAAGCAAGTCCAGCAGCTGCAATTTTCCAAAGTCAAAAGAAGAATTGTCGCCCAGAGCTGTCCCTACATGTACTTTTGAAAAGAGTGAACCTTCATGTCACAACGGAAAGATGTGA